The following proteins come from a genomic window of Synechococcus sp. NB0720_010:
- a CDS encoding SH3 domain-containing protein, with translation MAAQPYASLRWGAILAFALFAPVALPAGGGERRQAEIRRRCASDPFWSTTKGCLQASPEHQAPVLAQVPVDSPIEVLRTWRNQRGERWLQVKVASRRGWMAAA, from the coding sequence ATGGCGGCTCAGCCTTACGCCAGTTTGCGTTGGGGCGCCATCTTGGCTTTTGCCCTGTTTGCACCGGTGGCTCTTCCGGCCGGTGGTGGTGAGCGCCGGCAGGCGGAGATTCGGCGCCGCTGCGCCAGTGATCCCTTCTGGAGCACGACCAAGGGATGCCTGCAGGCCTCCCCAGAGCACCAGGCTCCTGTCTTGGCCCAGGTCCCTGTTGATTCTCCGATTGAGGTGTTGAGGACCTGGCGCAATCAGCGTGGGGAACGCTGGTTGCAGGTCAAGGTCGCGTCGCGGCGTGGCTGGATGGCGGCGGCCTAG
- a CDS encoding CrcB family protein yields the protein MRDALLVAIGAVPGAWLRFRVVNHLEPMLPRKHWGTFTVNVIACFALGLVAALVSRCGPDQRLGLLLATGFLGSLSTFSTFSVELLQGLRAGLPKEVALLALGSVVAGVLAVLAGVAIGG from the coding sequence ATGCGCGACGCCCTGTTGGTTGCGATCGGAGCCGTACCCGGAGCCTGGCTGCGCTTTCGCGTGGTCAATCACCTTGAGCCGATGCTTCCCCGAAAGCACTGGGGGACATTCACGGTGAATGTCATCGCTTGCTTTGCCTTAGGCCTGGTGGCTGCGTTGGTGAGCCGTTGCGGGCCGGATCAACGTCTTGGCTTGCTGCTCGCGACCGGGTTTTTGGGCAGCCTCAGCACCTTCTCCACCTTCAGCGTTGAATTGCTCCAGGGCCTCAGGGCCGGTCTGCCCAAGGAGGTGGCGCTGTTGGCCCTGGGTTCTGTCGTGGCTGGAGTCCTGGCGGTCTTGGCGGGGGTGGCGATTGGTGGCTGA
- a CDS encoding CrcB family protein encodes MVADRQLRFALKELALVGCGAVPGAWLRWQSGVHLGPVLGGSAVSDLLVNLIGSLILGFLAGPMPRRPSVLLLFGIGFCGCLTTFSSWMLDVVKLLQAGQPVLGLLLILLSLVLGVACAAAGFQLSRRVFNA; translated from the coding sequence TTGGTGGCTGATCGTCAACTCCGCTTTGCTTTAAAGGAGCTGGCCTTGGTGGGCTGCGGTGCTGTGCCGGGGGCTTGGCTGCGCTGGCAGAGCGGCGTCCACCTGGGCCCTGTCCTTGGCGGCAGCGCTGTTTCCGATCTGCTGGTGAACCTGATCGGTTCGTTGATCCTTGGCTTCTTAGCGGGTCCGATGCCCCGGCGCCCCAGCGTGTTGCTGCTCTTCGGGATTGGTTTCTGTGGCTGCCTGACCACCTTCAGCAGCTGGATGCTGGATGTGGTCAAGCTGCTGCAAGCCGGTCAGCCCGTGCTTGGCCTCCTGCTGATCCTTTTGAGCCTGGTTTTGGGGGTGGCGTGTGCGGCGGCTGGTTTTCAGCTCAGCCGCCGCGTCTTCAACGCCTAG